A genomic window from Glaciihabitans sp. INWT7 includes:
- a CDS encoding ABC transporter ATP-binding protein, translating into MPRIYLGMVSALIAALVALLIPQVLRALVDGPLQDGDSSQIWWPVAAVLGLGVLEAVMIWFRRWFVLQPGTHVEADLRNSLYKQLQDLPVNFHDRWASGQLLSRAVSDLNLVRRWISFGIVLLVVNTITILIGFVFLLSISWILGVVFVLCSIPLWIYGYLFEQKYSVVARRSQDQAGDLATAVEESVHGIRVLKAFGRGPHALKNFASQAEDLRGTEIEKAKAIAGIWLWLLMVPDVTFGLCLLGGVWLAAADQISVGQLVAFFATATVLRFPVESIGFLLSMTFDTRTAADRFFEVMDAKNTIVDPEHPKTIAKPEGRLVFDDVHFRYSDSPSQYDDLLDGIDLELEPGETMAVVGLTGSGKSTLTALTTRLYDVTGGAIRLDGVDIRDLGRLDLRTHIAMAFEDATLFSASVRDNVMLGRPEGSDADLAEALDIAQADFVYDLPFGIDTKVGEEGLSLSGGQRQRLALARAVAARPEVLVLDDPLSALDVDTEALVEAALRRVLASTTALIVAHRPSTVMLADRVALLERGRIAAVGRHSELLESSDHYRFVISSLEDEEKREAQEVTA; encoded by the coding sequence ATGCCGCGCATCTACCTCGGCATGGTGTCCGCACTCATCGCGGCGCTCGTCGCGCTGCTCATCCCTCAGGTGCTGCGGGCCCTCGTCGACGGCCCGCTCCAAGACGGTGACTCGAGCCAGATCTGGTGGCCCGTGGCCGCCGTGCTCGGGCTCGGTGTGCTCGAAGCGGTGATGATCTGGTTCCGCCGCTGGTTCGTGCTTCAGCCCGGCACGCACGTCGAGGCGGATCTGCGCAACTCGCTCTACAAGCAGCTCCAGGACCTGCCGGTGAACTTCCACGACCGCTGGGCGAGCGGCCAGTTGCTCTCCCGCGCCGTGAGCGACCTCAACCTGGTGCGCCGGTGGATCTCCTTCGGCATCGTGCTGCTCGTCGTCAACACGATCACCATCCTCATCGGATTCGTGTTCCTGCTCTCCATCAGCTGGATCCTCGGTGTCGTCTTCGTGCTCTGCTCGATTCCGCTCTGGATCTACGGCTACCTCTTTGAACAGAAATACTCGGTGGTCGCACGCCGCAGCCAGGACCAGGCCGGCGACCTCGCGACCGCCGTCGAGGAGTCGGTGCACGGCATCCGGGTGCTCAAGGCCTTCGGCCGCGGTCCCCACGCGCTCAAGAACTTCGCCTCCCAGGCGGAGGACTTGCGCGGCACCGAAATCGAGAAGGCCAAGGCGATCGCTGGCATCTGGCTCTGGCTGCTGATGGTGCCGGACGTCACGTTCGGGCTCTGTCTTCTCGGCGGCGTCTGGCTCGCCGCTGCCGACCAGATCTCGGTCGGCCAGCTCGTCGCGTTCTTCGCCACCGCCACCGTGTTGCGCTTCCCTGTGGAGTCGATCGGCTTTCTGCTGTCGATGACCTTCGACACGCGCACCGCCGCCGATCGCTTCTTCGAGGTGATGGACGCGAAGAACACGATCGTCGACCCCGAGCACCCGAAGACGATCGCGAAACCCGAGGGGCGTCTGGTCTTCGACGACGTGCACTTCCGCTACTCCGATTCGCCGAGCCAGTACGACGACCTCCTCGACGGCATCGACCTCGAGCTCGAACCCGGGGAGACGATGGCGGTCGTAGGACTCACCGGCTCTGGCAAGTCGACTCTCACCGCGCTCACCACGCGGCTCTACGACGTGACCGGTGGGGCGATCCGGCTGGATGGCGTCGACATCCGGGACCTCGGGCGACTCGACCTTCGCACCCACATCGCCATGGCGTTCGAGGATGCCACGCTGTTCTCGGCATCCGTGCGCGACAACGTGATGCTCGGGCGTCCGGAGGGATCGGATGCCGACCTCGCCGAGGCCCTCGACATCGCGCAGGCGGACTTCGTCTACGACCTGCCCTTCGGCATCGACACGAAGGTGGGAGAGGAGGGGCTCAGCCTCTCCGGTGGCCAGCGCCAGCGGCTCGCGCTCGCGCGTGCGGTCGCGGCGCGCCCGGAGGTACTCGTGCTCGACGACCCCCTCTCCGCACTGGATGTGGACACCGAGGCACTCGTGGAGGCGGCGCTCCGTCGGGTGCTCGCCTCGACGACCGCACTCATCGTGGCGCACCGCCCGTCCACCGTCATGCTTGCCGACCGTGTCGCACTGCTCGAACGCGGCCGCATCGCCGCCGTCGGTCGGCACAGCGAACTGCTCGAATCGAGCGATCACTACAGGTTCGTCATCTCGAGCCTCGAGGATGAAGAGAAGCGCGAAGCGCAGGAGGTCACCGCATGA
- the ddaH gene encoding dimethylargininase → MTVDSARSPFLRRLTGAIVSALTVSLISLVAVSLLFYGGSISTLGQVLDFFLGSTLIVFVVLTVFALVGFYRYWYLRLIGGIVAGLVGAVAGAAITVARSASPVTETVATQLIGTNLPFVLAAIIGTVSAGYAVWRLLVGSQADAASRRIVLVRAPADSLADGQVTHIERVPVDLELANSQWDEYVALLSNAGWDVVEVPVATGQPDSVFVEDTMVIFGGTAIIGSPGAESRAGEIVEAERAVAALGLSIRRIEMPGTLDGGDVLKVDRTVFVGRGGRTNAEGIRQLRSLVTPLGYTVVAVPVTKALHLKSAVTALPDGTVIGYPPLVDDPSVFGRYLAVPEAEGVAVVVLADDTVLMSSAAPKSAALIADLGYRVLTTDISEFEKLEGCVTCLSVRVR, encoded by the coding sequence ATGACCGTCGACAGCGCCCGCTCGCCATTTCTCCGCCGACTCACGGGCGCGATCGTCTCCGCCCTCACCGTGTCCCTGATCTCGCTCGTGGCCGTCTCCCTGCTGTTCTACGGCGGCAGCATCTCCACTCTCGGCCAGGTGCTCGACTTCTTCCTCGGCTCGACCCTCATCGTCTTCGTCGTCCTCACCGTCTTCGCTCTCGTCGGCTTCTATCGCTATTGGTACCTCAGGCTCATCGGCGGCATCGTCGCCGGTCTGGTCGGAGCCGTCGCCGGGGCGGCGATCACGGTTGCCCGAAGCGCCTCTCCCGTCACCGAAACTGTCGCAACCCAGCTCATCGGTACGAATCTCCCTTTCGTGCTTGCGGCGATCATCGGCACAGTCTCCGCGGGATATGCGGTCTGGCGACTGCTGGTGGGAAGTCAGGCGGATGCCGCCAGCCGTCGCATCGTGCTCGTTCGTGCCCCTGCAGACAGCCTCGCCGACGGGCAGGTCACCCACATAGAACGAGTGCCGGTCGACCTCGAGCTCGCCAACTCCCAGTGGGACGAATACGTCGCACTGCTCTCGAACGCCGGGTGGGACGTCGTGGAGGTGCCGGTGGCGACCGGCCAACCCGATTCCGTGTTCGTGGAGGACACCATGGTGATCTTCGGCGGCACGGCCATCATCGGCAGCCCCGGAGCCGAGTCGCGTGCCGGGGAGATCGTCGAAGCGGAGCGCGCCGTCGCGGCGCTCGGCCTCAGCATCCGCCGCATCGAGATGCCCGGCACCCTCGACGGCGGCGACGTGCTCAAGGTGGATCGCACCGTCTTCGTCGGTCGCGGCGGCCGCACGAATGCGGAGGGCATCCGCCAGCTGCGATCCCTCGTGACGCCGCTCGGCTACACGGTCGTCGCGGTGCCCGTGACCAAGGCCCTGCACCTCAAGAGCGCTGTGACGGCGCTTCCGGATGGCACGGTCATCGGCTACCCGCCCCTCGTCGACGACCCATCGGTGTTCGGCCGCTACCTCGCGGTGCCGGAAGCGGAAGGCGTGGCCGTTGTGGTGCTGGCGGATGACACGGTGCTGATGTCATCCGCAGCGCCGAAGTCCGCCGCGCTCATCGCGGACCTCGGATACCGCGTGCTCACCACCGACATCAGCGAGTTCGAGAAGCTCGAGGGCTGCGTCACCTGCCTCTCGGTGCGCGTGCGCTGA
- the purH gene encoding bifunctional phosphoribosylaminoimidazolecarboxamide formyltransferase/IMP cyclohydrolase: MSAPTHDPSDYRARDAIPIARALISVSDKTGLLELAAALAGAGVEIVSTGSTAKTIADAGHPVTEVASVTGFQETLDGRVKTLHPAIHAGILADLRLASHEAQLAELDIRPFELVVVNLYPFVETIASGIVGDDAIEQIDIGGPAMVRAAAKNHANVAIVVSPDSYAQVIKSVTLGGTTLAQRQRLAGEAFAHTAAYDTAVAEFFAANVGIRAEHPREEAHTFSVTASLKNVLRYGENSHQDASLYVTEHGAGIAQATQLGGKEMSYNNYVDADAALRTAYDFREPAVAIIKHAQPCGIAVARGAGDPIASAHQRAHDCDPVSAYGGVIAANRPVSIEMARTVKDIFTEVVIAPDFDPEALELLQTKKNLRLLKLPEGYTREALEFKQISGGLLVQQPDVFDEFSSDGWTLVSGEEADDATRADLEFAWRAVRAVKSNAILLADEGASVGVGMGQVNRVDSCRLAVSRAGDRAAGSVAASDAFFPFADGLQILLDADVRAVVQPGGSIRDADVIEAAKAAGVTMYFTAERHFYH; this comes from the coding sequence ATGAGCGCACCGACCCACGACCCCTCCGACTACCGCGCGCGGGATGCCATCCCGATCGCCCGCGCCCTCATCTCCGTGAGCGACAAGACCGGTCTCCTCGAGCTTGCCGCAGCCCTCGCGGGCGCGGGGGTCGAGATCGTCTCCACCGGCTCGACCGCGAAGACGATCGCGGATGCCGGGCACCCCGTCACCGAGGTCGCGAGCGTCACCGGATTCCAGGAGACCCTCGATGGGAGGGTGAAGACCCTGCATCCCGCCATCCATGCCGGCATCCTGGCGGACCTGCGGCTCGCGAGCCATGAGGCGCAGCTCGCCGAGCTCGACATCCGGCCCTTCGAGCTCGTCGTCGTGAACCTCTACCCCTTCGTCGAGACCATCGCCTCGGGGATCGTCGGCGACGATGCGATCGAGCAGATCGACATCGGCGGACCGGCCATGGTGCGCGCGGCGGCCAAGAACCACGCCAACGTCGCGATCGTCGTGTCGCCCGACAGCTACGCCCAGGTGATCAAGTCCGTGACCCTTGGCGGCACTACTCTCGCTCAGCGACAGCGTCTCGCGGGTGAGGCTTTCGCGCACACCGCTGCGTACGACACCGCTGTGGCCGAGTTCTTCGCCGCGAACGTGGGGATCCGGGCGGAGCATCCGCGCGAGGAAGCCCACACCTTCAGCGTGACCGCGTCGCTCAAGAACGTTCTGCGCTACGGCGAGAATTCGCACCAGGACGCCTCGCTCTACGTCACCGAGCACGGCGCGGGAATCGCGCAGGCGACCCAGCTCGGCGGCAAGGAGATGTCGTACAACAACTACGTGGACGCGGATGCCGCGCTCCGCACCGCCTACGACTTCCGCGAGCCTGCCGTGGCCATCATCAAGCATGCCCAGCCCTGCGGCATCGCGGTCGCGCGTGGGGCCGGCGATCCCATCGCCTCGGCGCACCAGCGCGCCCACGACTGCGATCCGGTCTCGGCCTACGGCGGGGTGATCGCGGCGAACCGCCCCGTCAGCATAGAGATGGCCCGCACAGTGAAGGACATCTTCACCGAGGTGGTGATCGCTCCCGACTTCGACCCGGAGGCCCTCGAACTCCTGCAGACCAAGAAGAACCTCCGGCTTCTCAAGCTGCCGGAGGGCTACACGCGCGAAGCCCTCGAGTTCAAACAGATCAGCGGGGGGCTCCTGGTGCAACAGCCCGATGTCTTCGACGAATTCTCCAGCGACGGCTGGACCCTCGTCTCCGGTGAAGAGGCGGATGACGCCACCCGCGCCGACCTGGAATTCGCCTGGCGTGCGGTGCGCGCGGTCAAGTCCAACGCGATCCTGCTGGCCGATGAGGGCGCCTCGGTCGGCGTCGGTATGGGCCAGGTCAACCGCGTGGACTCCTGCCGGCTCGCGGTATCGCGAGCGGGCGATCGCGCGGCCGGATCGGTTGCGGCATCCGACGCCTTCTTCCCGTTCGCCGACGGCCTGCAGATCCTGCTCGATGCGGACGTGCGCGCGGTGGTGCAGCCCGGTGGGTCGATCCGCGACGCCGATGTGATCGAGGCAGCGAAGGCGGCCGGAGTCACCATGTACTTCACGGCCGAGCGTCACTTCTACCACTAG
- the purN gene encoding phosphoribosylglycinamide formyltransferase translates to MLSLVVLISGGGSNLRALLEASEDAEFPARVIAVGADRDADGFEHAEAYGIPTFAAALSSFDDRESWGDALLDQIRVWKPDLVILSGFMKLLPPRVIAALSPNLINTHPAYLPEFPGAHGVRDALAAGVTETGASIIIVDNGVDAGPIISQRRVPVLPGDTESTLHERIKPVERELLVQAVLDIANSAIDLPTIAARKAASETAAPDLRSAP, encoded by the coding sequence GTGCTCTCATTGGTCGTGTTGATCTCCGGCGGAGGGTCGAACCTCCGCGCGCTTCTCGAGGCCTCCGAGGACGCCGAGTTCCCGGCCCGGGTCATCGCGGTGGGAGCGGACCGGGATGCGGACGGTTTCGAGCATGCCGAGGCCTATGGCATCCCCACCTTCGCGGCCGCACTGTCGAGCTTCGATGACCGGGAGAGCTGGGGTGATGCGCTCCTGGACCAGATCCGGGTCTGGAAGCCGGACCTCGTGATCCTCAGCGGTTTCATGAAGCTGCTGCCGCCGCGGGTGATCGCGGCTCTCAGCCCCAACCTCATCAACACGCATCCGGCCTACCTCCCCGAATTCCCGGGGGCCCATGGCGTGCGGGATGCCCTCGCCGCGGGCGTCACCGAGACCGGAGCCAGCATCATCATCGTCGACAACGGAGTGGATGCCGGACCGATCATCTCCCAGCGCCGCGTTCCCGTGCTGCCCGGCGACACCGAATCCACCCTCCACGAGCGCATCAAGCCGGTCGAACGCGAACTGCTCGTGCAGGCCGTGCTCGACATCGCCAACAGCGCCATCGACCTCCCGACCATCGCCGCACGCAAAGCAGCTTCCGAAACGGCTGCGCCAGACCTGAGGAGTGCCCCATGA
- a CDS encoding DUF6350 family protein, protein MNRPLTALFSALEALLVAAIGVAIPLVPLTVLWAFQYGLQVDFIVFWRTAVDLWLLGSGVDIQLTLDPVMASGLGFDGAGTPFIVTIAPLGFALVTVLLGVRAGRRIGETPHRLLGMAVSVAAFAVISLGLTLSVLLPAARPSIWQGTLLPTLVFALGIVIGSEILRPPTAAADVLGDSARGIVRGWRPDVRTIIVAGLRGGVGSASVVIAASALAVAVLFLANYAAIISLYEGVHAGVLGGIALTIGQLAVLPNLVIWGAAWFIGPGFAMGTGSSVTPLGTTLGPIPAIPVLGAIPAPGALGWGFLGLLVPVLAGFFVALVVRPRLARELGPRASVSSFIAAGLASGVVGGILLALLAWASAGSAGPGRLVDVGPSPWLVGGFGALEIGVAAVIGLLAGRPSRR, encoded by the coding sequence ATGAATCGTCCGCTCACCGCCCTCTTCTCCGCGCTGGAAGCGCTACTCGTTGCCGCCATCGGGGTCGCGATCCCGCTCGTGCCGCTCACGGTGCTGTGGGCCTTCCAGTACGGACTCCAAGTCGATTTCATCGTGTTCTGGCGCACCGCGGTCGACCTCTGGCTGCTCGGTTCCGGCGTGGACATCCAGCTCACCCTCGACCCGGTGATGGCCTCCGGGCTGGGATTCGATGGTGCGGGAACCCCGTTCATCGTCACCATCGCCCCGCTGGGGTTCGCGCTCGTGACCGTGCTGCTCGGGGTGCGCGCCGGCCGTCGCATCGGTGAGACCCCTCATCGACTGTTGGGGATGGCGGTGTCCGTCGCCGCTTTCGCCGTGATCTCGCTCGGGCTCACGCTCAGCGTGCTCCTGCCCGCCGCGCGACCCTCCATCTGGCAGGGAACGCTGCTGCCGACTCTCGTCTTCGCCCTCGGGATCGTGATCGGCTCCGAGATTCTGCGCCCGCCCACTGCCGCCGCAGACGTGCTCGGCGACAGCGCCCGGGGAATCGTGCGGGGCTGGCGTCCGGACGTGCGCACGATCATCGTGGCGGGGCTGCGCGGTGGCGTCGGCTCCGCGAGCGTGGTGATCGCCGCATCCGCCCTCGCCGTCGCGGTGCTGTTCCTCGCGAATTATGCGGCCATCATCTCCCTGTACGAGGGCGTGCACGCGGGTGTCCTCGGAGGCATCGCGCTCACCATCGGGCAGTTGGCAGTGCTGCCCAATCTCGTGATCTGGGGCGCCGCGTGGTTCATCGGGCCCGGCTTCGCCATGGGAACGGGCTCTTCCGTCACGCCGCTCGGCACCACGCTCGGACCCATTCCCGCCATCCCCGTGCTCGGCGCGATTCCCGCCCCGGGCGCCCTCGGGTGGGGATTCCTCGGACTCCTCGTGCCCGTGCTCGCCGGCTTCTTCGTCGCTCTCGTCGTGCGGCCGCGCCTGGCCCGCGAGCTCGGCCCCCGGGCCTCTGTGAGCTCCTTCATCGCCGCCGGACTCGCGAGTGGCGTCGTCGGCGGAATCCTCCTCGCGCTGCTCGCCTGGGCATCCGCCGGTTCTGCCGGCCCCGGGCGACTGGTGGATGTCGGGCCGTCACCATGGCTCGTCGGCGGGTTCGGCGCGCTCGAGATCGGCGTCGCCGCGGTCATCGGCCTACTGGCCGGGCGGCCGTCTCGCCGCTGA
- the dhaM gene encoding dihydroxyacetone kinase phosphoryl donor subunit DhaM, whose protein sequence is MIGVVVVSHSPALAHAAVDLALQMVPGEKPAIAIAAGAGEGLIGTDATAVSAAIDEVASPDGVLVIMDLGSAVMSAEMALDFRSSEAEVRLSSAPFVEGILAAVVTAAGGASLDDVDREARGALEPKISMLGDAPAPEAPVPEVTTSGATASGAETAPAGLSAELTIVNPDGLHARPAATLVSTLAGFDAKLTVVNTRSGTGPVAANSLIGLLSLGAKSGDVLTVAASGAQAAEALARVTELVTEGFGEV, encoded by the coding sequence GTGATCGGAGTGGTGGTGGTGTCCCACAGCCCCGCCCTCGCGCATGCCGCCGTGGATCTCGCCCTGCAGATGGTGCCGGGCGAGAAACCGGCGATCGCGATCGCCGCCGGAGCGGGCGAGGGACTGATCGGAACGGATGCCACGGCGGTCTCTGCAGCGATCGACGAGGTGGCCTCGCCCGATGGGGTGCTCGTGATCATGGACCTCGGCTCGGCGGTGATGAGCGCGGAGATGGCGCTCGACTTCCGTTCGTCCGAGGCGGAGGTGCGTCTATCGAGTGCGCCATTCGTCGAGGGGATCCTCGCCGCGGTCGTCACAGCGGCCGGGGGAGCGAGCCTCGACGATGTCGACCGGGAGGCGCGCGGCGCACTCGAGCCGAAGATCTCGATGCTGGGTGACGCCCCCGCCCCGGAAGCCCCTGTCCCAGAAGTCACGACCTCGGGCGCCACAGCATCCGGTGCGGAAACCGCACCAGCCGGGCTTTCCGCCGAGCTCACGATCGTCAATCCCGACGGGCTGCACGCCCGGCCGGCTGCGACGCTGGTGTCGACCCTCGCCGGGTTCGACGCGAAACTCACCGTGGTGAATACGCGCTCCGGTACGGGCCCGGTGGCGGCCAATAGCCTCATCGGCCTGCTGTCGCTCGGGGCGAAGTCCGGCGACGTGTTGACGGTGGCCGCATCCGGAGCCCAGGCGGCGGAGGCGCTCGCGCGGGTGACCGAGCTCGTGACGGAGGGATTCGGCGAGGTCTGA
- the dhaL gene encoding dihydroxyacetone kinase subunit DhaL encodes MAGGTVTIDQLVRWLSRFDALMAENRSYLTELDSAIGDADHGSNMARGMTAVMEKIGATPSTAVDELFKQVGMTLVTSVGGASGPLYGTFFLRFGSTAGPVAELDAGALAASLRAGLGGILARGKAELGDKTMFDAMSPAVDALDAEIAAGADIATATAGAAAAAVAGRDATEPLVARKGRASYLGDRSAGHLDPGATSTAFLFQALAEAVA; translated from the coding sequence ATGGCGGGTGGCACTGTGACCATCGACCAGCTGGTGCGCTGGCTGAGTCGTTTCGACGCGCTCATGGCGGAGAACCGCAGCTATCTCACGGAGCTGGACTCGGCGATCGGTGATGCCGATCACGGGTCGAACATGGCTCGGGGCATGACCGCGGTGATGGAGAAGATCGGTGCCACCCCGTCGACCGCCGTCGACGAACTGTTCAAGCAGGTCGGCATGACCCTCGTCACTTCCGTCGGCGGGGCAAGCGGTCCGCTCTACGGCACCTTCTTCCTGCGCTTCGGATCTACCGCCGGACCGGTGGCGGAGCTGGATGCCGGTGCTCTTGCGGCATCCCTGCGGGCCGGCCTCGGCGGTATCCTCGCGCGCGGCAAGGCGGAGCTGGGAGACAAGACGATGTTCGATGCCATGTCGCCCGCGGTGGATGCGCTCGATGCCGAAATCGCCGCGGGAGCCGACATCGCCACCGCGACCGCGGGCGCGGCGGCGGCCGCAGTGGCGGGGCGGGATGCCACAGAGCCCCTCGTCGCCCGAAAGGGCCGGGCGAGCTACCTGGGTGATCGCAGCGCCGGTCATCTCGATCCGGGCGCGACGTCCACCGCGTTCCTGTTCCAGGCGCTCGCCGAAGCAGTCGCGTGA
- the dhaK gene encoding dihydroxyacetone kinase subunit DhaK has product MKKLINDPENVLADSLVGVEAAHPELRVDHVNRIIYRGEPTKPGKVALISGGGSGHEPLHGGFVGFGMLDAACAGEVFTSPTPDQMQEATKVADAGAGVLHIVKNYTGDVMNFEMAAELAEADAGVKVETVVTNDDVAVEDSTWTAGRRGVGVTVLLEKIVGAAAEAGADLTAVGALARKVNAQGRSMGMALTSCTVPAAGKPTFEIPDDMMEMGVGIHGEPGRHRVPLAPAASIAQQLVEPILHDFDFTDGPSIVMLNGMGGSPLIELYLMYGEVKKILEKSGITVARSLVGNYITSLDMAGCSVTILKADDEILRFWDAPVNTAGLRWGV; this is encoded by the coding sequence GTGAAAAAGCTCATCAACGACCCAGAGAACGTGCTTGCCGATTCCCTCGTGGGGGTCGAGGCGGCGCATCCGGAACTGCGGGTCGACCATGTCAACCGCATCATCTATCGCGGCGAGCCGACGAAACCGGGCAAAGTCGCCCTGATCTCGGGCGGCGGATCCGGGCACGAACCGCTGCACGGCGGATTCGTCGGGTTCGGGATGCTGGATGCGGCGTGTGCCGGAGAAGTGTTCACCAGCCCCACCCCCGACCAGATGCAGGAAGCGACGAAGGTGGCGGATGCCGGGGCGGGCGTGCTGCACATCGTGAAGAACTACACGGGTGACGTCATGAACTTCGAGATGGCGGCGGAACTGGCCGAGGCGGATGCCGGGGTCAAGGTCGAGACGGTGGTCACCAACGATGATGTCGCCGTAGAGGACTCCACCTGGACCGCCGGCCGACGCGGAGTCGGAGTGACGGTGCTGTTGGAGAAGATCGTCGGCGCGGCCGCCGAGGCCGGGGCCGACCTCACCGCCGTCGGAGCGCTCGCTCGCAAGGTGAATGCGCAGGGGCGTTCCATGGGAATGGCGCTGACGAGCTGCACAGTGCCCGCGGCGGGAAAGCCGACCTTCGAGATCCCCGACGACATGATGGAGATGGGCGTGGGCATCCACGGCGAGCCGGGCCGGCATCGCGTGCCGCTCGCACCCGCGGCATCCATCGCCCAGCAGCTGGTGGAGCCCATCCTCCACGACTTCGACTTCACCGACGGACCCTCGATCGTCATGCTCAACGGCATGGGCGGATCTCCCCTCATCGAGCTCTACCTGATGTACGGAGAGGTGAAGAAGATCCTCGAGAAGTCGGGGATCACCGTGGCCCGCAGCCTCGTGGGCAACTACATCACCTCGCTCGACATGGCGGGATGCTCGGTCACGATCCTGAAGGCGGATGACGAGATCCTCAGATTCTGGGACGCACCGGTGAACACCGCCGGCCTGCGCTGGGGGGTCTGA